Below is a window of Thermodesulfomicrobium sp. WS DNA.
TTTTGCCGGCAAGACCGTGCTCTTGGTGGACGACGACATGCGCAACGTCTTTGCCCTCTCCAGTGTGCTGGAGGACAAAGGACTCACCGTGCTCGTGGCTCGGGACGGACAGGAAGGGCTAGCACGGCTGGAAGAACACGCCCAGGAAGTGGATTTGGTGCTCATGGACATCATGATGCCGGTAATGAACGGGTTTGAGGCCATGGCCGCCATTCGGGCGCAAAAACGCTTCCGAGACCTCCCCATCATCGCCCTCACGGCCAAGGCCATGAAAGGCGACCGCGCCAAGTGCATCGAGGCCGGGGCCAGCGATTACCTGGCGAAACCTGTGGATACGGAAAAACTCGTCTCCCTTCTCAAGGTATGGCTCTCGCAATGACCCACGGCACGCACCTGCCCCAACCTGAAATCATCGAACTGCGCCTGCTGCTCGAGGCCATCTACCAGGCTTACGGCTATGATTTTCGCAACTACTCCCTTGCCCACCTCAAACGGCGCGTGGAGCAGCGCCTCGCGCTCTCGGGCTTTGCCTCCATTTCTCATCTCCAGCACGAGATCCTGCACAACCCCGAGCTCTTGCCGGTGATCCTTCAGGACCTCTCCATCAACGTCTCGGAGATGTTCCGCGACCCGAGCTTCTATCAGGCCCTGCGCGCCGAGGTCCTGCCCATCCTCGAAACCTACCCGTCCATCCGCATCTGGCACGCCGGCTGCGCCGCCGGTCAAGAGGCCTACTCCATGGCCATCCTGCTCCATGAAGCCGAACTTCTGGAGCGCAGCACCCTCTTTGTCACCGACTTCAATCCCCGTCTGGTGGCCCTGGCCCAGGAGGGCCGCTACCCCCTTTCCGCCATCAAAAAATACACCGCCAACTACCAGGCCACAGGCGGGAGCAACTCCTTCGCCGAATACTACACCGTGCGCGGCAACCATGCGGAGATGGCCGCCTTCTTGCGCGACCGCATGGTCTTCTCGGAACACAACCTGGCCACGGACGGCGTCTTTGGGGAAATGCACCTCGTCGTCTGCCGCAACGTGCTCATCTACTTCGACGCCCAGCTCCAAAACCGCGTCCTCGGGCTCTTTGCGGAGAGCTTGTGCCCAGGCGGATTCCTCTGCCTGGGGTCCAAGGAGACCCTGCGCTTCAGCAAGCACGCCCCGATCTTCGAAGCAGTGGTGGAACGCGAACGCATCTATCGGAAACGCCGGCACCAGCCCCTGGAGGAATCCCCATGAGCGCGGTGCACGCTGTCGTTTTGGGCGCCTCGGCCGGAGGACTGACCGCCATCCGTCACATCCTGGCGCAGCTGCGTCCGGATTTTGGCCCGCCCATCCTCATTGTGCAACACATCGCCCCCAGCGCCGGATCCACCCTGGTGGAGACCTTCCGCGACCACAGCCCCCTTCCCGTAATGGAGGCAGAAGACAAAACCCTGCCCGCCCCTGGCACCATATATCTGGCCCCACCCGACTACCATCTGCAGGTGGAGCCCGAGGGACATCTTTCCCTGTGCTTAGATGAACGGGTACGCTTTGCTCGGCCCTCTATCGACGTCCTTTTCACCACCGCGGCCGACGCCTTCTGTCCCCATCTGGCGGGGGTGCTCCTTACTGGCGCCAATGATGACGGCGCCCAGGGGCTTTGGCGCATCCACCGTCTGGGGGGGATCACCCTGGTACAGGATCCGGCCACGGCCAAAGCCCGAGCCATGCCCGAGGCCGCCCTCGCCCTGTGCCCTAAACACCAGGTGTTTGACTTGGACGGCATCGCAACCACCCTCAACACCTTGGTGCTCCCATGATCCCTGTCACTATCCTCATCGTGGATGACCGGCCGGAGAATCTCTTCGCCATGCAGCAATTGCTCGAAGACGACCCAAACCGCACTCTGCTTCTCGCCCACTCGGGCCAGGAGGCCTTAGGGCTCCTCTTGAGCCACGAGGTAGCGCTGGTGCTCCTCGATGTGCAGATGCCGGAGATGGACGGCTTCGAGACCGCGACCCTCATGCGCCGCAACCGTCGCACCCGGAATATCCCCATTATCTTCGTTACCGCCAATCACACCGAACGCACCCATATCTTCCAGGGCTACGCTGCCGGTGCCGTGGACTACCTGCCCAAGCCCGTGGACCCGGTGGTACTCCAAAGCAAGGTGCGCATCTTCGAAGACCTCTACCGACAGCGCAAGCAATTGGAGGACGTCAACGCCCGGCTGGACGCCAAGGTGGCGGAATTGGAACGGCTGCGCTTCGAGCTGGAAGAAAAAAACCGCATCCTCCACACCCTCTCCCTGCTCGATGGCCTCACCGGCATCCCCAACCGCCGCCACTTCGATGACACCCTGCGTTCCGAATGGCAGCGCATGCTGCGGGAAGGAAGCCCGCTTGGGCTCATCATGATCGATGTGGATCACTTCAAACGCTTCAACGACCACTACGGACATCTCCACGGCGACCGCTGCCTCAAGCGCGTGGCTGGCTGTCTGTCCGCGGTGCTCAAGCGACCTTCGGACTTCGTGGCCCGCTACGGCGGGGAAGAATTCGCCGCCATCCTGCCGGCCACGGACCACGCCGGCACCTGCCACGTGGCCGAGGCCTTGCGCCAGGCCGTGGAGCATCTGGCCATCGACCACGCGGCATCCCCCACCACGGATCACGTCACCATCAGCCTCGGCGCCGCTTCCGTCATCCCCGCCCCAGGCTGCCACCCCTCGGACTTGGTGTGCGCCGCAGATCAGGCCCTCTACGCGGCCAAACAGAGCGGCCGCAATCGCTGGTGTTACCAAGGCTGCCAGCCGGATTCCTGCATCCATCCCCTCACCTGACCACCCGCACCCCACTGCGCCAACGCCCGCCCACCGCGACCCTCCTCCCGGCAAACGGCGATCTTCATCCGACAACCGGTGAACGCCGGTGCGCCGCTGCCTTCTGCCGAGCCGCCTGCCGCTGCGGCCGGTCATTCACCAAAAAGGGGATGCACGCCTGGGACATTTTGCTACACCAAAGCCGTGTCCGGGGTTTGGTGGCAATCCCGCCGCCGCTTCCCCCAGGCCTTCAGGAGGTTTTCCATGAACACTCGTCACGCGTACTGGAACGTCAACAAACGCATCATGGCCGTTCTTCTGACCGTTTGGGCTTTCGTCGCCTATGGATGTGGGATGCTGGGTGCAGATGCGCTCAACGCCATCCATCTCGGAGGATTTCCCCTTGGCTTTTGGTTTGCCCAGCAAGGCGCCATTTACGTCTTCATCCTCCTCATTTTGGCGTATTTTCTCATCATGGAACGAGTGGATAAACAATTCGATGTGCACGAATAAGGAGCAAGCACCATGTCCATCATGACCTGGACCTATATCATGGTGGGGGCGTCCTTTGCCCTGTATTTGGGCATTGCCTGGGCATCCCGCGTGCGCGACACCAAAGGCTTCTATGTGGCCGGCGGCGGCGTACCACCTTTGGCCAACGGCCTGGCCACTGCGGCCGATTGGATGAGCGCCGCCTCCTTCATCTCCATGGCGGGCATGATCTCGTTCATGGGCTTTAGCGGCGCCACGTACCTCATGGGCTGGACCGGCGGCTACGTGCTCCTCGCCCTGCTGCTCGCCCCATACTTGCGCAAGTTCGGCAAATTCACCGTGCCGGATTTCGTGGGGGACCGATACTACTCGACCACGGCCCGCATCGTCGCCCTGGTGTGCGCCATCTTCGTGTCCCTTACCTACGTGGCCGGGCAGATGCGCGGGGTGGGCATCGTGTTCTCCCGCTTCCTCGAGGTGGATGTGAATACCGGCGTGGTCATCGGTATGGTCATCGTGTTCTTCTATGCCTCCCTGGGCGGCATGAAAGGCATCACCTGGACGCAGGTGGCCCAGTACCTGGTGCTCATCATCGCCTTCCTGGTGCCGGCGGTGGCCATCTCCATGAAGATCACCGGCAATCCCCTGCCGCAACTGGGCTTTGGCGACCGCATCGCCCAAGGCCCGGACGCAGGCATGTATTTTCTCCAAACCCTGGACGCCATCACCACGGACCTGGGATTTGGGCCGTACACCAAGGCTTCATCAGGTCTGGCGCTGCTCAACATGGTGGCGGTGACCACCTGCCTCATGGTGGGCACCGCGGGGCTGCCCCATGTCATCATCCGCTTCTACACCGTGCCTACGGTGCGGGCGGCCCGTCTGTCGGCCTTCTACGCCATCCTCTTCATCGCCATCCTCTACACCGCTGCCCCGGCCGTGGGTGCCTTTGCCCGCTACAACATGATCCGGTCCGTCAACGGCGTCTCCTACGCCCAGGCCCCCAGCTGGTTCAAAAACTGGGAACGTACCGGCCTCATCGCCTGGGTGGATAAAAACAACGATGGCATCATCCAGTACACCAAGGGCTTGGCCATTGCGGGCAAGCCGCAGTTCACCGGCCAAACCGGCCCTCAAGGGCAGCGGCTGCTGGCCAACAAACCTGCCGACGGGGCCAACGAACTTTTCGTCGACAATGACATCATGGTGCTCGCCAATCCGGAAATCGCCAACCTGCCCGCCTGGGTGATCGCCCTGGTGGCCGCCGGCGGCCTGGCCGCAGCCCTGTCCACGGCCTCGGGCCTGCTCTTGGTCATTGCCTCGGCCATCTCCCATGACCTCTACTACCGCGTCATCAACCCCAAGGCGTCGGAGAAGAACCGCCTGACCCTCGGTCGGGTGATGATCGGCCTGGCGGTGCTCGTGGCCGGATACTTCGGCATCAATCCGCCGGGCTTCGTGGCCCAGGTGGTGTCTTTGGCCTTCGGTCTGGCGGCGTCGAGCTTTTTCCCCATCATCGTGCTGGGCGTGTTCTGGAAGCGCGCCACCCGCGAAGGGGCCATCGCTGGCATGAGCTGCGGAATCGGGCTGACTTTGCTCTACATCATCCAGGTGAAGTTCCTGGGAATGCAGCCATGGCTCTTTGGTCTGGTCCCCGAAGGCGTGGGCGTGATCGGCATGCTCCTCAACTTCACCGTCACCGCGGTGGTCTCCCTCGTGACTGCGCCGCCGCCTGAGGCTGTCCAAGAACTGGTGGAACACGTGCGCATCCCCCGCGGGGCAGGCGCCGCCATCGACCACTAACCAAGCAACCAGGTCCAGGGGAGTCCTCCCCTGGACCACCGCGGAAGCCCTATGCGCCCCAGCGATCCCCAAAGCCCCATCACCACGTTTCTCAGGCAGACACTGCCGTTCTCCGACCTGCCCGCTGAGGCCATCGTCCACCTGGCGCGCCAGGCCACGGTGGACTTCTTTCCCCAAGGCACCCGCATCTTTACCCGCGGCAAAAGCGAGATCTCCCATCTTCTGGTGATCCAAAAAGGGGCCATCAAGCTCTTTGTGGAAGAAAACGGCGCCACCCGCCTTGTGGATATCCGCAGCGAAGGGGCCAGTGTTGGGGCGGTGTGCCTCTTTCACGGCACCCACGCCACCATGGACGCCGAGGCCTTGGAAGACACCTTTGTGGTGGCCATCCCGCGCGGGGTCTTTCTCGAGACCATGGCGCGCCACCCGGAGCTGACCCAGTTCTATCTCAAGACCCTGGCGCAAGGGGCACTCGATCGCGCCTTCGAGGATATCCGCCACCGACCGGCGGTGGGCGGCAGCGAGACCACGCTGCCGCTGTTCACCCAAAAGCTCGTGGATCTCATCCATCGGCCGCCGGTCACCGTGCCGCTCGGCACCACCATCCAAACCGCAGCGCGGGAAATGCTGCGCCACGGCACAGGCTCGCTGCTCTTTCGCGAGCCCTCAGGAGGGATCTGCGGCATCATCACCGACACGGACCTGCGCAAGGCCCTGGCCTTCGGGATGGATTCCCAAGCCCCGGCAGAGACCATCATGAGCACGCCGGTACGCACCCTGCCGCACAGCGCCACCTGTTTCGACGCCCTCACCACCATGATGGCCGAATCCATCCATCACCTGGCTGTCGAGCGCGACGGAGAGATCC
It encodes the following:
- a CDS encoding protein-glutamate O-methyltransferase CheR; protein product: MALAMTHGTHLPQPEIIELRLLLEAIYQAYGYDFRNYSLAHLKRRVEQRLALSGFASISHLQHEILHNPELLPVILQDLSINVSEMFRDPSFYQALRAEVLPILETYPSIRIWHAGCAAGQEAYSMAILLHEAELLERSTLFVTDFNPRLVALAQEGRYPLSAIKKYTANYQATGGSNSFAEYYTVRGNHAEMAAFLRDRMVFSEHNLATDGVFGEMHLVVCRNVLIYFDAQLQNRVLGLFAESLCPGGFLCLGSKETLRFSKHAPIFEAVVERERIYRKRRHQPLEESP
- a CDS encoding chemotaxis protein CheB; translated protein: MSAVHAVVLGASAGGLTAIRHILAQLRPDFGPPILIVQHIAPSAGSTLVETFRDHSPLPVMEAEDKTLPAPGTIYLAPPDYHLQVEPEGHLSLCLDERVRFARPSIDVLFTTAADAFCPHLAGVLLTGANDDGAQGLWRIHRLGGITLVQDPATAKARAMPEAALALCPKHQVFDLDGIATTLNTLVLP
- a CDS encoding diguanylate cyclase — protein: MIPVTILIVDDRPENLFAMQQLLEDDPNRTLLLAHSGQEALGLLLSHEVALVLLDVQMPEMDGFETATLMRRNRRTRNIPIIFVTANHTERTHIFQGYAAGAVDYLPKPVDPVVLQSKVRIFEDLYRQRKQLEDVNARLDAKVAELERLRFELEEKNRILHTLSLLDGLTGIPNRRHFDDTLRSEWQRMLREGSPLGLIMIDVDHFKRFNDHYGHLHGDRCLKRVAGCLSAVLKRPSDFVARYGGEEFAAILPATDHAGTCHVAEALRQAVEHLAIDHAASPTTDHVTISLGAASVIPAPGCHPSDLVCAADQALYAAKQSGRNRWCYQGCQPDSCIHPLT
- a CDS encoding DUF4212 domain-containing protein; translation: MNTRHAYWNVNKRIMAVLLTVWAFVAYGCGMLGADALNAIHLGGFPLGFWFAQQGAIYVFILLILAYFLIMERVDKQFDVHE
- a CDS encoding sodium:solute symporter family protein produces the protein MSIMTWTYIMVGASFALYLGIAWASRVRDTKGFYVAGGGVPPLANGLATAADWMSAASFISMAGMISFMGFSGATYLMGWTGGYVLLALLLAPYLRKFGKFTVPDFVGDRYYSTTARIVALVCAIFVSLTYVAGQMRGVGIVFSRFLEVDVNTGVVIGMVIVFFYASLGGMKGITWTQVAQYLVLIIAFLVPAVAISMKITGNPLPQLGFGDRIAQGPDAGMYFLQTLDAITTDLGFGPYTKASSGLALLNMVAVTTCLMVGTAGLPHVIIRFYTVPTVRAARLSAFYAILFIAILYTAAPAVGAFARYNMIRSVNGVSYAQAPSWFKNWERTGLIAWVDKNNDGIIQYTKGLAIAGKPQFTGQTGPQGQRLLANKPADGANELFVDNDIMVLANPEIANLPAWVIALVAAGGLAAALSTASGLLLVIASAISHDLYYRVINPKASEKNRLTLGRVMIGLAVLVAGYFGINPPGFVAQVVSLAFGLAASSFFPIIVLGVFWKRATREGAIAGMSCGIGLTLLYIIQVKFLGMQPWLFGLVPEGVGVIGMLLNFTVTAVVSLVTAPPPEAVQELVEHVRIPRGAGAAIDH